A window of the Motacilla alba alba isolate MOTALB_02 chromosome 26, Motacilla_alba_V1.0_pri, whole genome shotgun sequence genome harbors these coding sequences:
- the LOC119711723 gene encoding polymeric immunoglobulin receptor-like isoform X3 has protein sequence MVLLLLLAALLPEPVASSLHSSRVLAGGLGGSITHQCFYSPSPANQHQRKYWCKVAANGLCSTIISSSFTSSHYQGRVALEDVPQNGTFTVTMTGLRSSDSGTYRCGIGSTNRGLYASLNLTVLADATVSKPTQLIRGQLHGSVTVLCRSGDAQSAQKRFWCKVGRSSCTPIASSDGFVSRRYQGRIAITPQESSGAFKVLINDLKEEDSGLYLCGTQGLKGQDSPQEVLLQVATASTLPRRPKFLRGTVGGSLSFQCHHDPQGTYERKYLCRWRAGSCQVLLDDEGFVLESHRGRAHMASSPPELGSSTVLLGQLREEDAGWYWCGARSGDTELTSSLKLLIHKGNCSSRGPGTATPEGATAPRPAALSTAGHSRRAHGMGTVTPGTRTGTVTYGTSTGTVPKDTRMGTVPKDTMGTVPKDTMGTVTPGTRTGTVTYGTSTGTVPKDTMGTVTPGTRTGTVTYGTSTGTVPKDTMGTVTPGTRTGTVTYGTSTGTVPKDTRMGTVPKVTMGTVTPGTRTGSVTYGTSTGTVPKDTMGTVTPGTSSLLPTATPGTSAASPGDAFQESSSGEPQLLPVVLSALLFLICITIIILTLAKIKLQKQTGGGSSSTGGLEPALARAGLSPGKEERMEENPSPGEEQEFRMGSGK, from the exons ATGGTGCTTCTCCTCCTTctagcagctctgctgccag AGCCCgtggccagcagcctgcacagctccagggtTTTGGCAGGAGGCCTGGGAGGCTCCATCACCCACCAGTGCTTCTACTCCCCCAGCCCGGCCAACCAACACCAGCGGAAATATTGGTGCAAGGTGGCAGCCAACGGGCTCTGCTCCACCATCATCTCCAGCAGCTTCACCTCCAGCCACTACCAGGGCAGGGTGGCCCTGGAGGACGTGCCCCAGAATGGCACCTTCACGGTGACAATGacagggctgaggagcagcgACTCGGGCACCTACAGGTGTGGCATTGGCAGCACCAACCGAGGGCTCTACGCCAGCCTCAACCTGACTGTTTTGGCAG ATGCCACGGTGTCAAAGCCAACCCAGCTCATCCGAGGGCAGCTCCACGGTTCTGTCACAGTCCTGTGCCGCTCTGGGGATGCCCAAAGTGCCCAGAAGAGGTTCTGGTGCAAAGtgggcagaagcagctgcactCCCATCGCCAGCTCTGATGGCTTTGTGAGCAGGAGGTACCAAGGACGCATCGCCATCACCCCTCAGGAGAGCTCTGGAGCTTTCAAAGTCCTGATCAATGACTTAAAGGAGGAAGATTCGGGGCTGTATCTGTGTGGGACACAAGGATTGAAGGGTCAGGACAGCCCACAGGAGGTGCTTCTGCAGGTGGCCACAG cctccaCCCTTCCCAGGAGACCCAAATTCCTCCGCGGCACAGTCGGGGGCTCGCTGTCCTTCCAGTGCCACCACGACCCCCAGGGCACCTACGAGAGGAAGTACCTGTGCAggtggagggcagggagctgccaggtgctgctggacgACGAGGGGTTCGTGCTGGAGTCCCACCGAGGGCGGGCACACATGGCCAGCAGCCCCCCCGAGCTCGGCAGCTCCacggtgctgctggggcagctgagggaggaggaCGCAGGCTGGTACTGGTGTGGGGCCAGGAGTGGGGACACTGAGCTCACATCCTCCCTGAAGCTGCTCATCCACAAGG GAAACTGCTCCTCACGGGGCCCAGGAACAGCCACTCCTGAGGGAGCCACAGCACCACgtcctgctgccctcagcactgccGGGCACAGCCGCAGGGCACACGGGATGGGCACTGTCACCCCGGGCACCAGAACGGGCACTGTCACCTATGGGACCTCCACGGGCACTGTCCCCAAGGACACCAGAATGGGCACTGTCCCCAAGGACACCATGGGCACTGTCCCCAAGGACACCATGGGCACTGTCACCCCGGGCACCAGAACAGGCACTGTCACCTATGGGACCTCCACGGGCACTGTCCCAAAGGACACCATGGGCACTGTCACCCCGGGCACCAGAACAGGCACTGTCACCTATGGGACCTCCACGGGCACTGTCCCCAAGGACACCATGGGCACTGTCACCCCGGGCACCAGAACAGGCACTGTCACCTATGGGACCTCCACGGGCACTGTCCCCAAGGACACCAGAATGGGCACTGTCCCCAAGGTCACCATGGGCACTGTCACCCCGGGCACCAGAACGGGCAGTGTCACCTATGGGACCTCCACGGGCACTGTCCCCAAGGACACCATGGGCACTGTCACCCCTggcaccagctccctgctgcccactgccacccctggcacctctgcagcctccccaggtGACGCCTTTCAGGAGAG ctcctcaggtGAACCACAGCTGCTCCCGGTTGtgctgtcagctctgcttttcctgatttgcatcaccatcatcatcctcaccctGGCCAAAATCAAGCTTCAAAAGCAGACAG gaggaggaagcagcagcacggGGGGCCTGGAGCCGGCTTTGGCCcgtgctgggctgagccctggaaaggaggaaaggatgGAGGAGAACCCAAgcccaggagaggagcaggaattcAGGATGGGCTCTGGCAAAT GA
- the C26H1orf116 gene encoding specifically androgen-regulated gene protein isoform X2 encodes MPRKELGMAGCNSGSCDSMVSTASNHSQRSDNSYDYLSVEEKECLMFLEETIGSLDAEGDSGVSTDDTDYGEPSKPRRGPAPRDLGNRTPPASRDQQRGAEQRSGKSISAPSSSAPAAAPGPGYSSLPRSIPAANGASGSKGGVHTAPAGKPAQEVPKEGRLDQARAGSHTKSVIIQPPDPFQDDLEWSRSQRSDAKGEAAKETKTGTLWGHSEKSTLEEAPQDPDAKHGPPTAPKPRKLPPNIILKTSRNSPVPEHNQKVKAAPPPSATAQPSPASDSTAEKGSSGHLDPKEKEKARREALEKLGLPQDRREPSAHLHPHPRETPLPIPGQPAEGSVPGIRQMPFKSNTLERSGVGLGSSMGSAKEQNGRSSSSSLGKMSFIERLAPSFLRSRPRPASLGAGKDFGGLKEQEEKDKSSKRRSHPLPSFPRPPRSAVSVKISPKGAADENRREALKKLGLLKE; translated from the exons atgcccaggaaggagctggggatggctggCTGCAACTCTGGCAGCTGTGACAGCATGGTCAGCACGGCCTCCAACCACTCCCAGCGG aGTGACAACAGCTATGACTATTTATCTGTGGAAGAGAAGGAGTGTTTGATGTTCCTGGAGGAAACCATTGGCTCCCTGGATGCAGAGGGAGACAGTGGAGTGTCCACGGATGACACCGACTACGGGGAGCCCTCCAAGCCCAGGAGAGGCCCTGCGCCCCGGG ATTTGGGGAACAGGACTCCCCCTGCAAGCCGAGATCAGCAGCGTGGGGCTGAACAGAGGAGTGGTAAAAGCATCTCTGCCCCgtccagctcagccccagcagctgctccaggcccaggtTATTCCAGCCttcccaggagcatccctgcagcaaATGGAGCTTCTGGCAGCAAAGGAGGTGTCCACACGGCGCCAGCAGGAAAACCTGCCCAGGAGGTGCCCAAGGAGGGCAGGCTGGACCAAGCCAGAGCAGGAAGCCACACCAAGTCCGTGATTATCCAACCTCCAGACCCCTTCCAGGATGACCTGGAGTGGTCACGCAGCCAGCGCTCAGATGCCAAGGGGGAGGCGGCCAAGGAGACCAAGACTGGGACTTTGTGGGGCCACTCAGAGAAATCCACACTGGAAGAGGCCCCTCAGGACCCCGATGCCAAGCATGGGCCTCCAACCGCCCCCAAACCAAGGAAATTGCCACCGAACATCATcctgaaaaccagcaggaacagccccgTGCCGGAGCACAACCAGAAGGTAAAAGCAGCACCTCCACCCTCAGCCAccgcccagcccagccctgccagcgaCAGCACTGCTGAGAAGGGGAGTTCAGGCCACCTGGACcccaaggagaaggagaaagccCGACGggaggccctggagaagctgggaCTGCCCCAGGACAGGAGGGAGCCCAGCGCCCACCTCCATCCCCACCCCAGGGAGACAccgctccccatccctgggcagcctgcgGAGGGCTCCGTGCCGGGGATCCGGCAGATGCCCTTCAAATCCAACACCCTGGAGCGCTCCggggtggggctgggcagctccaTGGGCAGCGCCAAGGAGCAGAAcggccgcagcagcagcagctccctgggcaaGATGTCCTTCATCGAGCGCCTGGCCCCCAGCTTCCTCCGcagccgcccccggcccgcctCCCTCGGGGCAGGGAAGGACTTTGGCGgcctgaaggagcaggaggagaaggacaaGAGCAGCAAGAGGAGATCCCACCCTCTGCCCAGCTTCCCCAggccgccgcgctccgccgTCAGCGTGAAGATCTCGCCCAAGGGCGCGGCCGACGAGAACCGGCGCGAGGCGCTCAAGAAGTTGGGGCTGCTGAAGGAATAG
- the C26H1orf116 gene encoding specifically androgen-regulated gene protein isoform X1 codes for MNCTRLGRSRDLPAVPASRAAQAMPRKELGMAGCNSGSCDSMVSTASNHSQRSDNSYDYLSVEEKECLMFLEETIGSLDAEGDSGVSTDDTDYGEPSKPRRGPAPRDLGNRTPPASRDQQRGAEQRSGKSISAPSSSAPAAAPGPGYSSLPRSIPAANGASGSKGGVHTAPAGKPAQEVPKEGRLDQARAGSHTKSVIIQPPDPFQDDLEWSRSQRSDAKGEAAKETKTGTLWGHSEKSTLEEAPQDPDAKHGPPTAPKPRKLPPNIILKTSRNSPVPEHNQKVKAAPPPSATAQPSPASDSTAEKGSSGHLDPKEKEKARREALEKLGLPQDRREPSAHLHPHPRETPLPIPGQPAEGSVPGIRQMPFKSNTLERSGVGLGSSMGSAKEQNGRSSSSSLGKMSFIERLAPSFLRSRPRPASLGAGKDFGGLKEQEEKDKSSKRRSHPLPSFPRPPRSAVSVKISPKGAADENRREALKKLGLLKE; via the exons ATGAATTGCACTCGGCTTGGCCGCAG ccggGATCTTCCCGCCGTGCCAGcctccagggcagcccaggctatgcccaggaaggagctggggatggctggCTGCAACTCTGGCAGCTGTGACAGCATGGTCAGCACGGCCTCCAACCACTCCCAGCGG aGTGACAACAGCTATGACTATTTATCTGTGGAAGAGAAGGAGTGTTTGATGTTCCTGGAGGAAACCATTGGCTCCCTGGATGCAGAGGGAGACAGTGGAGTGTCCACGGATGACACCGACTACGGGGAGCCCTCCAAGCCCAGGAGAGGCCCTGCGCCCCGGG ATTTGGGGAACAGGACTCCCCCTGCAAGCCGAGATCAGCAGCGTGGGGCTGAACAGAGGAGTGGTAAAAGCATCTCTGCCCCgtccagctcagccccagcagctgctccaggcccaggtTATTCCAGCCttcccaggagcatccctgcagcaaATGGAGCTTCTGGCAGCAAAGGAGGTGTCCACACGGCGCCAGCAGGAAAACCTGCCCAGGAGGTGCCCAAGGAGGGCAGGCTGGACCAAGCCAGAGCAGGAAGCCACACCAAGTCCGTGATTATCCAACCTCCAGACCCCTTCCAGGATGACCTGGAGTGGTCACGCAGCCAGCGCTCAGATGCCAAGGGGGAGGCGGCCAAGGAGACCAAGACTGGGACTTTGTGGGGCCACTCAGAGAAATCCACACTGGAAGAGGCCCCTCAGGACCCCGATGCCAAGCATGGGCCTCCAACCGCCCCCAAACCAAGGAAATTGCCACCGAACATCATcctgaaaaccagcaggaacagccccgTGCCGGAGCACAACCAGAAGGTAAAAGCAGCACCTCCACCCTCAGCCAccgcccagcccagccctgccagcgaCAGCACTGCTGAGAAGGGGAGTTCAGGCCACCTGGACcccaaggagaaggagaaagccCGACGggaggccctggagaagctgggaCTGCCCCAGGACAGGAGGGAGCCCAGCGCCCACCTCCATCCCCACCCCAGGGAGACAccgctccccatccctgggcagcctgcgGAGGGCTCCGTGCCGGGGATCCGGCAGATGCCCTTCAAATCCAACACCCTGGAGCGCTCCggggtggggctgggcagctccaTGGGCAGCGCCAAGGAGCAGAAcggccgcagcagcagcagctccctgggcaaGATGTCCTTCATCGAGCGCCTGGCCCCCAGCTTCCTCCGcagccgcccccggcccgcctCCCTCGGGGCAGGGAAGGACTTTGGCGgcctgaaggagcaggaggagaaggacaaGAGCAGCAAGAGGAGATCCCACCCTCTGCCCAGCTTCCCCAggccgccgcgctccgccgTCAGCGTGAAGATCTCGCCCAAGGGCGCGGCCGACGAGAACCGGCGCGAGGCGCTCAAGAAGTTGGGGCTGCTGAAGGAATAG
- the LOC119711723 gene encoding polymeric immunoglobulin receptor-like isoform X4 produces MVLLLLLAALLPEPVASSLHSSRVLAGGLGGSITHQCFYSPSPANQHQRKYWCKVAANGLCSTIISSSFTSSHYQGRVALEDVPQNGTFTVTMTGLRSSDSGTYRCGIGSTNRGLYASLNLTVLADATVSKPTQLIRGQLHGSVTVLCRSGDAQSAQKRFWCKVGRSSCTPIASSDGFVSRRYQGRIAITPQESSGAFKVLINDLKEEDSGLYLCGTQGLKGQDSPQEVLLQVATGNCSSRGPGTATPEGATAPRPAALSTAGHSRRAHGMGTVTPGTRTGTVTYGTSTGTVPKDTRMGTVPKDTMGTVPKDTMGTVTPGTRTGTVTYGTSTGTVPKDTMGTVTPGTRTGTVTYGTSTGTVPKDTMGTVTPGTRTGTVTYGTSTGTVPKDTRMGTVPKVTMGTVTPGTRTGSVTYGTSTGTVPKDTMGTVTPGTSSLLPTATPGTSAASPGDAFQESSSGEPQLLPVVLSALLFLICITIIILTLAKIKLQKQTGGGSSSTGGLEPALARAGLSPGKEERMEENPSPGEEQEFRMGSGKCRTISAILGNIRMTSFYLPYGEKLLEIFSVESQALNTSPCTPQNPNPLC; encoded by the exons ATGGTGCTTCTCCTCCTTctagcagctctgctgccag AGCCCgtggccagcagcctgcacagctccagggtTTTGGCAGGAGGCCTGGGAGGCTCCATCACCCACCAGTGCTTCTACTCCCCCAGCCCGGCCAACCAACACCAGCGGAAATATTGGTGCAAGGTGGCAGCCAACGGGCTCTGCTCCACCATCATCTCCAGCAGCTTCACCTCCAGCCACTACCAGGGCAGGGTGGCCCTGGAGGACGTGCCCCAGAATGGCACCTTCACGGTGACAATGacagggctgaggagcagcgACTCGGGCACCTACAGGTGTGGCATTGGCAGCACCAACCGAGGGCTCTACGCCAGCCTCAACCTGACTGTTTTGGCAG ATGCCACGGTGTCAAAGCCAACCCAGCTCATCCGAGGGCAGCTCCACGGTTCTGTCACAGTCCTGTGCCGCTCTGGGGATGCCCAAAGTGCCCAGAAGAGGTTCTGGTGCAAAGtgggcagaagcagctgcactCCCATCGCCAGCTCTGATGGCTTTGTGAGCAGGAGGTACCAAGGACGCATCGCCATCACCCCTCAGGAGAGCTCTGGAGCTTTCAAAGTCCTGATCAATGACTTAAAGGAGGAAGATTCGGGGCTGTATCTGTGTGGGACACAAGGATTGAAGGGTCAGGACAGCCCACAGGAGGTGCTTCTGCAGGTGGCCACAG GAAACTGCTCCTCACGGGGCCCAGGAACAGCCACTCCTGAGGGAGCCACAGCACCACgtcctgctgccctcagcactgccGGGCACAGCCGCAGGGCACACGGGATGGGCACTGTCACCCCGGGCACCAGAACGGGCACTGTCACCTATGGGACCTCCACGGGCACTGTCCCCAAGGACACCAGAATGGGCACTGTCCCCAAGGACACCATGGGCACTGTCCCCAAGGACACCATGGGCACTGTCACCCCGGGCACCAGAACAGGCACTGTCACCTATGGGACCTCCACGGGCACTGTCCCAAAGGACACCATGGGCACTGTCACCCCGGGCACCAGAACAGGCACTGTCACCTATGGGACCTCCACGGGCACTGTCCCCAAGGACACCATGGGCACTGTCACCCCGGGCACCAGAACAGGCACTGTCACCTATGGGACCTCCACGGGCACTGTCCCCAAGGACACCAGAATGGGCACTGTCCCCAAGGTCACCATGGGCACTGTCACCCCGGGCACCAGAACGGGCAGTGTCACCTATGGGACCTCCACGGGCACTGTCCCCAAGGACACCATGGGCACTGTCACCCCTggcaccagctccctgctgcccactgccacccctggcacctctgcagcctccccaggtGACGCCTTTCAGGAGAG ctcctcaggtGAACCACAGCTGCTCCCGGTTGtgctgtcagctctgcttttcctgatttgcatcaccatcatcatcctcaccctGGCCAAAATCAAGCTTCAAAAGCAGACAG gaggaggaagcagcagcacggGGGGCCTGGAGCCGGCTTTGGCCcgtgctgggctgagccctggaaaggaggaaaggatgGAGGAGAACCCAAgcccaggagaggagcaggaattcAGGATGGGCTCTGGCAAATGTAG GACAATCTCTGCTATCCTTGGAAATATCAGGATGACCAGCTTCTAT TTACCCTATGGAGAAAAATTACTGGAAATTTTCTCTGTGGAAAGCCAAGCCCTCAACACCTCCCCCTGCACTCCTCAGAACCCAAATCCCCTTTGCTGA
- the LOC119711723 gene encoding polymeric immunoglobulin receptor-like isoform X2, producing MVLLLLLAALLPEPVASSLHSSRVLAGGLGGSITHQCFYSPSPANQHQRKYWCKVAANGLCSTIISSSFTSSHYQGRVALEDVPQNGTFTVTMTGLRSSDSGTYRCGIGSTNRGLYASLNLTVLADATVSKPTQLIRGQLHGSVTVLCRSGDAQSAQKRFWCKVGRSSCTPIASSDGFVSRRYQGRIAITPQESSGAFKVLINDLKEEDSGLYLCGTQGLKGQDSPQEVLLQVATASTLPRRPKFLRGTVGGSLSFQCHHDPQGTYERKYLCRWRAGSCQVLLDDEGFVLESHRGRAHMASSPPELGSSTVLLGQLREEDAGWYWCGARSGDTELTSSLKLLIHKGNCSSRGPGTATPEGATAPRPAALSTAGHSRRAHGMGTVTPGTRTGTVTYGTSTGTVPKDTRMGTVPKDTMGTVPKDTMGTVTPGTRTGTVTYGTSTGTVPKDTMGTVTPGTRTGTVTYGTSTGTVPKDTMGTVTPGTRTGTVTYGTSTGTVPKDTRMGTVPKDTMGTVTPGTSSLLPTATPGTSAASPGDAFQESSSGEPQLLPVVLSALLFLICITIIILTLAKIKLQKQTGGGSSSTGGLEPALARAGLSPGKEERMEENPSPGEEQEFRMGSGKCRTISAILGNIRMTSFYLPYGEKLLEIFSVESQALNTSPCTPQNPNPLC from the exons ATGGTGCTTCTCCTCCTTctagcagctctgctgccag AGCCCgtggccagcagcctgcacagctccagggtTTTGGCAGGAGGCCTGGGAGGCTCCATCACCCACCAGTGCTTCTACTCCCCCAGCCCGGCCAACCAACACCAGCGGAAATATTGGTGCAAGGTGGCAGCCAACGGGCTCTGCTCCACCATCATCTCCAGCAGCTTCACCTCCAGCCACTACCAGGGCAGGGTGGCCCTGGAGGACGTGCCCCAGAATGGCACCTTCACGGTGACAATGacagggctgaggagcagcgACTCGGGCACCTACAGGTGTGGCATTGGCAGCACCAACCGAGGGCTCTACGCCAGCCTCAACCTGACTGTTTTGGCAG ATGCCACGGTGTCAAAGCCAACCCAGCTCATCCGAGGGCAGCTCCACGGTTCTGTCACAGTCCTGTGCCGCTCTGGGGATGCCCAAAGTGCCCAGAAGAGGTTCTGGTGCAAAGtgggcagaagcagctgcactCCCATCGCCAGCTCTGATGGCTTTGTGAGCAGGAGGTACCAAGGACGCATCGCCATCACCCCTCAGGAGAGCTCTGGAGCTTTCAAAGTCCTGATCAATGACTTAAAGGAGGAAGATTCGGGGCTGTATCTGTGTGGGACACAAGGATTGAAGGGTCAGGACAGCCCACAGGAGGTGCTTCTGCAGGTGGCCACAG cctccaCCCTTCCCAGGAGACCCAAATTCCTCCGCGGCACAGTCGGGGGCTCGCTGTCCTTCCAGTGCCACCACGACCCCCAGGGCACCTACGAGAGGAAGTACCTGTGCAggtggagggcagggagctgccaggtgctgctggacgACGAGGGGTTCGTGCTGGAGTCCCACCGAGGGCGGGCACACATGGCCAGCAGCCCCCCCGAGCTCGGCAGCTCCacggtgctgctggggcagctgagggaggaggaCGCAGGCTGGTACTGGTGTGGGGCCAGGAGTGGGGACACTGAGCTCACATCCTCCCTGAAGCTGCTCATCCACAAGG GAAACTGCTCCTCACGGGGCCCAGGAACAGCCACTCCTGAGGGAGCCACAGCACCACgtcctgctgccctcagcactgccGGGCACAGCCGCAGGGCACACGGGATGGGCACTGTCACCCCGGGCACCAGAACGGGCACTGTCACCTATGGGACCTCCACGGGCACTGTCCCCAAGGACACCAGAATGGGCACTGTCCCCAAGGACACCATGGGCACTGTCCCCAAGGACACCATGGGCACTGTCACCCCGGGCACCAGAACAGGCACTGTCACCTATGGGACCTCCACGGGCACTGTCCCAAAGGACACCATGGGCACTGTCACCCCGGGCACCAGAACAGGCACTGTCACCTATGGGACCTCCACGGGCACTGTCCCCAAGGACACCATGGGCACTGTCACCCCGGGCACCAGAACAGGCACTGTCACCTATGGGACCTCCACGGGCACTGTCCCCAAGGACACCAGAATGGGCACTGTCCCCAAG GACACCATGGGCACTGTCACCCCTggcaccagctccctgctgcccactgccacccctggcacctctgcagcctccccaggtGACGCCTTTCAGGAGAG ctcctcaggtGAACCACAGCTGCTCCCGGTTGtgctgtcagctctgcttttcctgatttgcatcaccatcatcatcctcaccctGGCCAAAATCAAGCTTCAAAAGCAGACAG gaggaggaagcagcagcacggGGGGCCTGGAGCCGGCTTTGGCCcgtgctgggctgagccctggaaaggaggaaaggatgGAGGAGAACCCAAgcccaggagaggagcaggaattcAGGATGGGCTCTGGCAAATGTAG GACAATCTCTGCTATCCTTGGAAATATCAGGATGACCAGCTTCTAT TTACCCTATGGAGAAAAATTACTGGAAATTTTCTCTGTGGAAAGCCAAGCCCTCAACACCTCCCCCTGCACTCCTCAGAACCCAAATCCCCTTTGCTGA
- the LOC119711723 gene encoding uncharacterized protein LOC119711723 isoform X1 — protein sequence MVLLLLLAALLPEPVASSLHSSRVLAGGLGGSITHQCFYSPSPANQHQRKYWCKVAANGLCSTIISSSFTSSHYQGRVALEDVPQNGTFTVTMTGLRSSDSGTYRCGIGSTNRGLYASLNLTVLADATVSKPTQLIRGQLHGSVTVLCRSGDAQSAQKRFWCKVGRSSCTPIASSDGFVSRRYQGRIAITPQESSGAFKVLINDLKEEDSGLYLCGTQGLKGQDSPQEVLLQVATASTLPRRPKFLRGTVGGSLSFQCHHDPQGTYERKYLCRWRAGSCQVLLDDEGFVLESHRGRAHMASSPPELGSSTVLLGQLREEDAGWYWCGARSGDTELTSSLKLLIHKGNCSSRGPGTATPEGATAPRPAALSTAGHSRRAHGMGTVTPGTRTGTVTYGTSTGTVPKDTRMGTVPKDTMGTVPKDTMGTVTPGTRTGTVTYGTSTGTVPKDTMGTVTPGTRTGTVTYGTSTGTVPKDTMGTVTPGTRTGTVTYGTSTGTVPKDTRMGTVPKVTMGTVTPGTRTGSVTYGTSTGTVPKDTMGTVTPGTSSLLPTATPGTSAASPGDAFQESSSGEPQLLPVVLSALLFLICITIIILTLAKIKLQKQTGGGSSSTGGLEPALARAGLSPGKEERMEENPSPGEEQEFRMGSGKCRTISAILGNIRMTSFYLPYGEKLLEIFSVESQALNTSPCTPQNPNPLC from the exons ATGGTGCTTCTCCTCCTTctagcagctctgctgccag AGCCCgtggccagcagcctgcacagctccagggtTTTGGCAGGAGGCCTGGGAGGCTCCATCACCCACCAGTGCTTCTACTCCCCCAGCCCGGCCAACCAACACCAGCGGAAATATTGGTGCAAGGTGGCAGCCAACGGGCTCTGCTCCACCATCATCTCCAGCAGCTTCACCTCCAGCCACTACCAGGGCAGGGTGGCCCTGGAGGACGTGCCCCAGAATGGCACCTTCACGGTGACAATGacagggctgaggagcagcgACTCGGGCACCTACAGGTGTGGCATTGGCAGCACCAACCGAGGGCTCTACGCCAGCCTCAACCTGACTGTTTTGGCAG ATGCCACGGTGTCAAAGCCAACCCAGCTCATCCGAGGGCAGCTCCACGGTTCTGTCACAGTCCTGTGCCGCTCTGGGGATGCCCAAAGTGCCCAGAAGAGGTTCTGGTGCAAAGtgggcagaagcagctgcactCCCATCGCCAGCTCTGATGGCTTTGTGAGCAGGAGGTACCAAGGACGCATCGCCATCACCCCTCAGGAGAGCTCTGGAGCTTTCAAAGTCCTGATCAATGACTTAAAGGAGGAAGATTCGGGGCTGTATCTGTGTGGGACACAAGGATTGAAGGGTCAGGACAGCCCACAGGAGGTGCTTCTGCAGGTGGCCACAG cctccaCCCTTCCCAGGAGACCCAAATTCCTCCGCGGCACAGTCGGGGGCTCGCTGTCCTTCCAGTGCCACCACGACCCCCAGGGCACCTACGAGAGGAAGTACCTGTGCAggtggagggcagggagctgccaggtgctgctggacgACGAGGGGTTCGTGCTGGAGTCCCACCGAGGGCGGGCACACATGGCCAGCAGCCCCCCCGAGCTCGGCAGCTCCacggtgctgctggggcagctgagggaggaggaCGCAGGCTGGTACTGGTGTGGGGCCAGGAGTGGGGACACTGAGCTCACATCCTCCCTGAAGCTGCTCATCCACAAGG GAAACTGCTCCTCACGGGGCCCAGGAACAGCCACTCCTGAGGGAGCCACAGCACCACgtcctgctgccctcagcactgccGGGCACAGCCGCAGGGCACACGGGATGGGCACTGTCACCCCGGGCACCAGAACGGGCACTGTCACCTATGGGACCTCCACGGGCACTGTCCCCAAGGACACCAGAATGGGCACTGTCCCCAAGGACACCATGGGCACTGTCCCCAAGGACACCATGGGCACTGTCACCCCGGGCACCAGAACAGGCACTGTCACCTATGGGACCTCCACGGGCACTGTCCCAAAGGACACCATGGGCACTGTCACCCCGGGCACCAGAACAGGCACTGTCACCTATGGGACCTCCACGGGCACTGTCCCCAAGGACACCATGGGCACTGTCACCCCGGGCACCAGAACAGGCACTGTCACCTATGGGACCTCCACGGGCACTGTCCCCAAGGACACCAGAATGGGCACTGTCCCCAAGGTCACCATGGGCACTGTCACCCCGGGCACCAGAACGGGCAGTGTCACCTATGGGACCTCCACGGGCACTGTCCCCAAGGACACCATGGGCACTGTCACCCCTggcaccagctccctgctgcccactgccacccctggcacctctgcagcctccccaggtGACGCCTTTCAGGAGAG ctcctcaggtGAACCACAGCTGCTCCCGGTTGtgctgtcagctctgcttttcctgatttgcatcaccatcatcatcctcaccctGGCCAAAATCAAGCTTCAAAAGCAGACAG gaggaggaagcagcagcacggGGGGCCTGGAGCCGGCTTTGGCCcgtgctgggctgagccctggaaaggaggaaaggatgGAGGAGAACCCAAgcccaggagaggagcaggaattcAGGATGGGCTCTGGCAAATGTAG GACAATCTCTGCTATCCTTGGAAATATCAGGATGACCAGCTTCTAT TTACCCTATGGAGAAAAATTACTGGAAATTTTCTCTGTGGAAAGCCAAGCCCTCAACACCTCCCCCTGCACTCCTCAGAACCCAAATCCCCTTTGCTGA